In Anopheles gambiae chromosome 2, idAnoGambNW_F1_1, whole genome shotgun sequence, a single window of DNA contains:
- the LOC1276601 gene encoding tumor susceptibility gene 101 protein translates to MHKLDENALARMLSSYRDPTTTKKDVMNALRIYHGLQHRMEEYVFNDGSTKMLLNLHGTIPVKYKGNTYNIPICIWLMDTHPKNAPICYVKPTPEMRIKVSAYVDFNGKIYLPYLHDWNPKNADLLDLIQIMSVTFGEVPPVYSKGPETTYQPPSYMPPTPATSTSYNPPYPTQQFTPYPVPGPGYNSYGQPAPGAAGPGYGMPYGMPPYPPAPGSISGQTPSVGTGTITEEHIRASLISAVEDKLKRRVQEKVNQCQAEVQTLRRTQQELNEGQVKIKEIMSRLERDEKELTKSITVLKDKEKELERALESLDNVESIDVDEAVTTTAPLYKQLLNAYAEEAAIEDATYFMGEALRSGVIDLEVFLKQIRQLSRKQFMLRALMQKCRQKAGFSA, encoded by the exons ATGCACAAGCTGGACGAGAATGCGCTGGCTCGTATGTTGTCCTCG TACCGAGATCCGACCACGACCAAAAAGGATGTCATGAACGCGTTGCGGATTTACCACGGTTTGCAGCATCGGATGGAAGAGTACG TGTTCAACGATGGCAGCACGAAGATGTTGCTCAACCTGCACGGCACCATACCGGTAAAGTATAAGGGCAACACGTACAACATACCCATCTGCATCTGGCTGATGGACACGCATCCGAAGAATGCCCCGATCTGCTACGTCAAACCGACGCCCGAAATGCGCATCAAGGTGTCTGCGTACGTGGATTTCAATGGAAAGATCTATTTGCCATACCTGCACGATTGGAATCCG AAAAATGCCGATCTGCTGGACCTGATTCAAATCATGAGCGTCACATTCGGCGAAGTGCCTCCGGTGTATTCGAAAGGACCAGAAACAACCTACCAGCCGC CGTCTTACATGCCACCGACGCCTGCCACCAGCACCTCATACAACCCACCGTACCCAACGCAACAGTTCACTCCGTACCCGGTGCCGGGGCCAGGATATAATAGCTACGGACAGCCTGCACCCGGTGCTGCCGGGCCCGGTTATGGAATGCCTTACGGAATGCCTCCCTACCCGCCGGCTCCTGGGTCAATCTCAGGCCAAACTCCAAGCGTG GGCACCGGAACCATCACAGAGGAACACATTCGTGCATCGCTCATCAGTGCCGTGGAGGATAAGCTGAAACGCCGGGTGCAGGAGAAGGTCAATCAGTGTCAGGCGGAGGTGCAAACGCTGCGGCGAACTCAGCAGGAGCTAAACGAGGGCCAAGTTAAGATCAAGGAAATCATGTCCCGGCTCGAACGGGACGAAAAGGAACTGACGAAGAGTATTACCGTGCTGAAGGACAAGGAGAAGGAGCTGGAACGTGCGCTGGAATCGTTGGACAATGTGGAATCGATCGATGTCGATGAAGCAGTTACCACCACTGCCCCGCTATACAAGCA ACTACTGAATGCCTACGCAGAGGAGGCCGCCATCGAAGATGCAACCTACTTCATGGGAGAAGCGCTTCGCAGCGGTGTGATCGATCTGGAGGTGTTCCTCAAGCAGATTCGGCAGCTGTCACGGAAGCAGTTTATGTTGCGCGCGCTCATGCAGAAATGTCGACAAAAGGCTGGCTTTAGTGCGTAA
- the LOC1276602 gene encoding transmembrane protein 258 — translation MDLMVRYVSPVNPAVFPHLASVLLLFGTFFTAWFFVFEVSRPKQPSKESVIFKELSISLFASLFLGFGVLFLLLSVGIYV, via the coding sequence atggATTTGATGGTACGCTATGTGTCGCCGGTCAATCCGGCCGTGTTCCCGCACCTGGCcagcgtgctgctgctgttcggcaCCTTCTTCACCGCCTGGTTCTTCGTGTTCGAGGTGTCCCGCCCGAAGCAACCGTCCAAGGAGAGCGTCATCTTTAAGGAGCTGTCGATCAGTCTGTTCGCCTCGCTGTTTCTCGGGTTCGGTGTGCTGTTTCTGCTGCTCTCGGTCGGGATATACGTGTAA
- the LOC1276603 gene encoding partner of Y14 and mago yields MTTYSTDSQGKFIPATQRPDGTWRKPRRVRDGYVPQEEVPLYESKGKQFAQKPALPPGLSPEVVQKAKEKRERERLRQAREEQQRKEQQNKKQQAGALPPGVLAVDGGAVGGNSDKQKPGGGGGTKNANAAGAASRSSKKTPELPDILLDQRPAGKAKQPQQHTKSSQQKSTNAAAAAAAVSNNSDSTVDELASALASGAQLAGADAQQLEVAKKLRKLRKKIREIEAIETKLRSTDGPKLDKDQLEKVKRKPDILQEIEELEVQYSAGAM; encoded by the exons ATGACAACGTATTCGACCGACAGTCAAG GAAAATTCATTCCGGCCACCCAGCGGCCGGACGGGACCTGGCGCAAACCGCGCCGCGTACGCGATGGTTACGTACCGCAGGAGGAGGTCCCGCTGTACGAGAGCAAGGGCAAACAGTTTGCCCAGAAACCGGCCCTACCGCCCGGCCTCTCCCCGGAGGTAGTGCAGAAGGCAAAGGAAAAGCGTGAACGCGAACGGTTGCGGCAGGCGCGCGAAGAGCAGCAGCGAAAGGAGCAGCAGAACAAAAAGCAGCAAGCAGGCGCCCTTCCGCCCGGCGTGCTAGCCGTGGACGGTGGTGCGGTGGGGGGCAACAGTGACAAACAGAAgcccggcggtggtggtgggacgAAGAATGCAAATGCTGCGGGGGCAGCATCCCGCAGTAGCAAAAAGACGCCCGAACTGCCCGACATACTGTTGGATCAGCGGCCGGcgggcaaagcaaagcaaccacagcaacacacaaaatcgTCACAGCAAAAGTCCACCaacgccgcagcagcagcagcagcagtcagcAACAACAGTGATTCTACCGTGGATGAGCTGGCAAGTGCACTGGCTTCCGGGGCACAGCTGGCCGGGGCCGATGCGCAGCAACTCGAGGTGGCGAAAAAGCTACGCAAGCTGCGGAAGAAGATACGCGAAATCGAGGCAATCGAAACGAAGCTACGATCCACCGACGGGCCGAAGCTGGACAAGGACCAGCTGGAAAAGGTGAAACGGAAACCGGACATACTGCAGGAGATCGAGGAGCTCGAAGTGCAATATTCAGCCGGTGccatgtga
- the LOC3290072 gene encoding translation initiation factor eIF-2B subunit delta isoform X1 translates to METVASTEAGTLKKKRNRSHKKPKPEAATVNCESANIVQQQTKLEKENNPPARAATGATNQRPAPPEAPDAPELTRKPSRRRKRKPKSDKKEEQIESLEAITVEELFPPGKIFSAATSQRLPAKLVAVVETVATSNKPSIEGTKYAGVIDIDPHELFPSEKELPAAIQNITAQDIFPGPELFQFNLGGIPGKLSFGKSETPVSTTPKGPLPRKTTATDLQGLHDISSFEIFPNCMTVGLKVVSEKASKTTHHSQEQSSPATTSIMSAPAASGAKTDKTREEILAEREAKKAAKLAAKTKSKDKEAPPPAKQQQQNAQSAGKAKEQRPAGTKVEPAKAPPTELKKSSTDASICEKMKELHISDGPAGTAGTVAEKSETKELSKAERKALFEAKNPALAGNAPEGATKPAKPALSKAERRAIQEAQRAAKAEAQQTKKRDTPAAKPDAKKPGPKADTEPVKTKPLAKKAATPTGAVGGTGAPRKHIVNLFNHLHQPKFAATDIVNSPTLHPAVTKLGIQYAKGAVVGSKARCLALLKVLNQLIHDYETPPEKEFGRSFEEMLNVSANHLQRCRPFSVSMTNALRHVKMYTRQLDGKVSVSEQKECLLESIESYIRDQIEKAEEAICCSVQDKICDGDVILTYGCSSLIKHILEEAIRRKKTFRVIIVNARPRQEENAMLEELVQLGVKCMCVLINAVAYVMPEVTKVLLGAHALLANGSVMSRVGTAQIALVAKSYNVPVLVCCETHKFTERVQTDAFVYNEIGNPNELVVAPRTRDNAEAKPMLADWETITSLTILNLHYDVTPPELVTAVVTEVAILPCTSVPVILRIKPSDVAY, encoded by the exons ATGGAGACCGTCGCTTCAACGGAAGCTGGAACGTTGAAAAAG aaACGAAACCGTTCGCACAAAAAACCGAAGCCGGAAGCAGCCACCGTTAACTGCGAGTCGGCCAATATCGTCCAACAGCAAACTAAACtcgaaaaggaaaataatccACCAGCACGTGCTGCTACTGGAGCAACGAATCAACGTCCGGCACCACCCGAAGCACCGGATGCACCGGAGCTTACCCGCAAACCAAGCCGACGTCGTAAGCGAAAGCCAAAAAGCGACAAAAAGGAAGAGCAAATCGAATCGTTGGAAGCAATAACGGTGGAGGAATTGTTTCCACCGGGGAAGATCTTCTCCGCAGCGACGTCTCAGCGACTTCCAGCGAAGCTTGTAGCAGTGGTGGAAACTGTTGCAACCTCTAATAAGCCTTCAATCGAAGGTACGAAGTACGCCGGTGTAATCGATATTGATCCGCACGAACTATTTCCGTCGGAGAAAGAATTGCCTGCAGCGATTCAAAACATTACGGCGCAAGACATTTTCCCTGGACCGGAAttgtttcaattcaatttggGCGGTATTCCGGGCAAGCTAAGTTTCGGTAAATCGGAAACTCCGGTATCAACTACCCCTAAGGGTCCTCTTCCCAGGAAAACTACCGCAACCGACCTGCAAGGTTTGCATGATATTTCTTCTTTCGAGATTTTTCCCAACTGTATGACGGTTGGGTTAAAGGTAGTGTCGGAGAAGGCGAGCAAAACTACTCACCACAGCCAAGAGCAATCATCACCTGCGACCACCAGCATCATGAGTGCACCGGCAGCATCTGGCGCGAAAACGGACAAAACGCGCGAAGAGATCCTTGCCGAGCGTGAGGCAAAAAAGGCAGCCAAACTGGCGGCCAAGACGAAAAGCAAGGATAAGGAAGCGCCGCCACcagcgaagcagcagcaacaaaatgcGCAATCCGCTGGGAAAGCGAAGGAACAACGACCGGCCGGCACGAAGGTCGAACCGGCAAAAGCACCGCCAACTGAGTTGAAAAAGTCCAGCACTGATGCGAGCATTTGTGAGAAGATGAAAGAGCTACATATCAGTGATGGTCCGGCCGGTACAGCTGGAACGGTTGCTGAAAAATCGGAAACAAAAGAACTCTCGAAAGCGGAACGAAAGGCACTGTTCGAGGCGAAGAATCCGGCCCTCGCTGGTAATGCGCCTGAGGGAGCGACGAAACCCGCCAAACCGGCCCTATCGAAGGCGGAACGGCGAGCCATACAGGAGGCGCAGCGGGCGGCCAAGGCGGAGGCACAGCAGACAAAGAAGCGCGACACACCAGCCGCCAAGCCAGACGCGAAGAAGCCGGGCCCAAAGGCTGACACGGAACCGGTGAAAACGAAACCGCTGGCAAAGAAAGCGGCTACACCGACCGGAGCAGTTGGAGGGACCGGAGCGCCACGTAAGCACATTGTTAACCTGTTCAATCACTTGCATCAGCCGAAATTTGCCGCCACCGACATTGTCAACTCGCCCACGCTGCATCCGGCCGTTACGAAGCTGGGCATCCAGTACGCCAAGGGTGCGGTCGTCGGATCGAAGGCACGCTGTTTGGCACTGCTGAAGGTGCTGAACCAACTGATACACGATTACGAAACGCCACCGGAGAAGGAGTTTGGGCGTAGCTTCGAGGAGATGCTGAACGTATCCGCCAACCATCTGCAGCGCTGCCGGCCCTTCTCCGTCTCGATGACGAACGCGCTGCGCCACGTGAAGATGTACACGCGCCAGCTGGACGGGAAGGTGTCCGTGTCCGAGCAGAAGGAGTGTTTGCTCGAGTCGATCGAATCGTACATCCGGGACCAGATCGAGAAGGCGGAAGAGGCGATCTGCTGCTCGGTGCAGGATAAAATTTGCGACGGCGATGTTATCTTAACCTACGGATG CTCCTCATTGATAAAGCACATCCTGGAGGAAGCGATCCGTCGGAAGAAAACGTTCCGCGTGATTATCGTGAACGCACGGCCCCGGCAGGAAGAGAATGCGATGCTGGAAGAGCTCGTCCAGCTGGGCGTTAAGTGTATGTGCGTGCTGATCAATGCGGTCGCCTACGTGATGCCCGAGGTCACGAAGGTGCTGCTCGGGGCGCACGCACTCCTGGCGAACGGATCCGTCATGAGCCGGGTCGGCACGGCGCAAATTGCACTGGTGGCCAAATCGTACAACGTGCCCGTGCTGGTTTGCTGCGAAACGCACAAGTTTACCGAGCGCGTACAGACGGATGCGTTCGTATACAACGAGATCG GAAACCCGAACGAACTAGTGGTTGCGCCACGTACACGCGACAATGCGGAAGCAAAACCGATGCTGGCCGACTGGGAAACGATTACTTCGCTAACGATCCTGAACCTACACTACGACGTGACGCCACCGGAGCTGGTGACGGCTGTCGTAACGGAGGTAGCAATATTGCCCTGCACCAGCGTGCCCGTAATTCTGCGCATCAAACCATCGGACGTGGCGTACTGA
- the LOC3290072 gene encoding translation initiation factor eIF-2B subunit delta isoform X2 yields the protein MTVGLKVVSEKASKTTHHSQEQSSPATTSIMSAPAASGAKTDKTREEILAEREAKKAAKLAAKTKSKDKEAPPPAKQQQQNAQSAGKAKEQRPAGTKVEPAKAPPTELKKSSTDASICEKMKELHISDGPAGTAGTVAEKSETKELSKAERKALFEAKNPALAGNAPEGATKPAKPALSKAERRAIQEAQRAAKAEAQQTKKRDTPAAKPDAKKPGPKADTEPVKTKPLAKKAATPTGAVGGTGAPRKHIVNLFNHLHQPKFAATDIVNSPTLHPAVTKLGIQYAKGAVVGSKARCLALLKVLNQLIHDYETPPEKEFGRSFEEMLNVSANHLQRCRPFSVSMTNALRHVKMYTRQLDGKVSVSEQKECLLESIESYIRDQIEKAEEAICCSVQDKICDGDVILTYGCSSLIKHILEEAIRRKKTFRVIIVNARPRQEENAMLEELVQLGVKCMCVLINAVAYVMPEVTKVLLGAHALLANGSVMSRVGTAQIALVAKSYNVPVLVCCETHKFTERVQTDAFVYNEIGNPNELVVAPRTRDNAEAKPMLADWETITSLTILNLHYDVTPPELVTAVVTEVAILPCTSVPVILRIKPSDVAY from the exons ATGACGGTTGGGTTAAAGGTAGTGTCGGAGAAGGCGAGCAAAACTACTCACCACAGCCAAGAGCAATCATCACCTGCGACCACCAGCATCATGAGTGCACCGGCAGCATCTGGCGCGAAAACGGACAAAACGCGCGAAGAGATCCTTGCCGAGCGTGAGGCAAAAAAGGCAGCCAAACTGGCGGCCAAGACGAAAAGCAAGGATAAGGAAGCGCCGCCACcagcgaagcagcagcaacaaaatgcGCAATCCGCTGGGAAAGCGAAGGAACAACGACCGGCCGGCACGAAGGTCGAACCGGCAAAAGCACCGCCAACTGAGTTGAAAAAGTCCAGCACTGATGCGAGCATTTGTGAGAAGATGAAAGAGCTACATATCAGTGATGGTCCGGCCGGTACAGCTGGAACGGTTGCTGAAAAATCGGAAACAAAAGAACTCTCGAAAGCGGAACGAAAGGCACTGTTCGAGGCGAAGAATCCGGCCCTCGCTGGTAATGCGCCTGAGGGAGCGACGAAACCCGCCAAACCGGCCCTATCGAAGGCGGAACGGCGAGCCATACAGGAGGCGCAGCGGGCGGCCAAGGCGGAGGCACAGCAGACAAAGAAGCGCGACACACCAGCCGCCAAGCCAGACGCGAAGAAGCCGGGCCCAAAGGCTGACACGGAACCGGTGAAAACGAAACCGCTGGCAAAGAAAGCGGCTACACCGACCGGAGCAGTTGGAGGGACCGGAGCGCCACGTAAGCACATTGTTAACCTGTTCAATCACTTGCATCAGCCGAAATTTGCCGCCACCGACATTGTCAACTCGCCCACGCTGCATCCGGCCGTTACGAAGCTGGGCATCCAGTACGCCAAGGGTGCGGTCGTCGGATCGAAGGCACGCTGTTTGGCACTGCTGAAGGTGCTGAACCAACTGATACACGATTACGAAACGCCACCGGAGAAGGAGTTTGGGCGTAGCTTCGAGGAGATGCTGAACGTATCCGCCAACCATCTGCAGCGCTGCCGGCCCTTCTCCGTCTCGATGACGAACGCGCTGCGCCACGTGAAGATGTACACGCGCCAGCTGGACGGGAAGGTGTCCGTGTCCGAGCAGAAGGAGTGTTTGCTCGAGTCGATCGAATCGTACATCCGGGACCAGATCGAGAAGGCGGAAGAGGCGATCTGCTGCTCGGTGCAGGATAAAATTTGCGACGGCGATGTTATCTTAACCTACGGATG CTCCTCATTGATAAAGCACATCCTGGAGGAAGCGATCCGTCGGAAGAAAACGTTCCGCGTGATTATCGTGAACGCACGGCCCCGGCAGGAAGAGAATGCGATGCTGGAAGAGCTCGTCCAGCTGGGCGTTAAGTGTATGTGCGTGCTGATCAATGCGGTCGCCTACGTGATGCCCGAGGTCACGAAGGTGCTGCTCGGGGCGCACGCACTCCTGGCGAACGGATCCGTCATGAGCCGGGTCGGCACGGCGCAAATTGCACTGGTGGCCAAATCGTACAACGTGCCCGTGCTGGTTTGCTGCGAAACGCACAAGTTTACCGAGCGCGTACAGACGGATGCGTTCGTATACAACGAGATCG GAAACCCGAACGAACTAGTGGTTGCGCCACGTACACGCGACAATGCGGAAGCAAAACCGATGCTGGCCGACTGGGAAACGATTACTTCGCTAACGATCCTGAACCTACACTACGACGTGACGCCACCGGAGCTGGTGACGGCTGTCGTAACGGAGGTAGCAATATTGCCCTGCACCAGCGTGCCCGTAATTCTGCGCATCAAACCATCGGACGTGGCGTACTGA